From Xenopus tropicalis strain Nigerian chromosome 3, UCB_Xtro_10.0, whole genome shotgun sequence, the proteins below share one genomic window:
- the drd1 gene encoding D(1A) dopamine receptor gives MTLNITSMDEDVLLAERDSSFRVLTGCFLSVLILSTLLGNTLVCAAVIRFRHLRSKVTNFFVISLAVSDLLVAVLVMPWKAVAEIAGFWPFGTFCNIWVAFDIMCSTASILNLCVISVDRYWAISSPFRYERKMTPKVAFIMISVAWTLSILISFIPVQLNWHKAKTTSFFDLNITLHGRTMDNCDSSLNRTYAISSSLISFYIPVAIMIVTYTRIYRIAAKQIRRISALERAAVHAKNCQNSTGNRNSLDCQQPESSLKTSFKRETKVLKTLSVIMGVFVCCWLPFFILNCIVPFCDPSLTTSGTEPFCISSTTFDVFVWFGWANSSLNPIIYAFNADFRKAFSNLLGCYRLCPTSNNVIETVSINNNGAVVYSCQQEPKGSIPNECNLVYLIPHAIICPEDEVLKKEDESGLSKSLEKMSPAFSGILDYDADVSLEKINPITQNGQPKT, from the coding sequence ATGACATTAAATATAACAAGTATGGATGAAGACGTTTTACTTGCAGAAAGAGATTCATCTTTTCGAGTTCTTACAGGCTGTTTCCTTTCTGTATTAATTCTTTCAACTCTACTTGGTAACACCCTGGTCTGTGCAGCTGTCATCAGGTTTCGTCACCTTCGATCAAAAGTCACCAATTTCTTTGTCATTTCCTTAGCTGTATCTGACTTATTAGTCGCTGTCTTGGTTATGCCATGGAAAGCTGTTGCTGAAATTGCCGGATTTTGGCCCTTTGGTACTTTCTGCAATATCTGGGTTGCATTTGATATTATGTGTTCAACAGCTTCAATCTTGAACCTTTGCGTCATCAGTGTTGACCGCTATTGGGCCATCTCTAGTCCATTTAGATATGAAAGAAAAATGACACCAAAGGTAGCATTTATAATGATTAGTGTTGCGTGGACTTTGTCAATCCTAATATCTTTCATTCCTGTGCAGCTTAACTGGCACAAAGCAAAGACCACCAGTTTCTTTGATCTAAACATCACTTTACATGGTAGGACAATGGACAACTGCGACTCCAGTCTAAATAGGACATATGCAATATCCTCTTCCTTGATTAGCTTCTATATACCAGTGGCCATCATGATTGTAACCTACACGCGGATTTACAGAATAGCAGCCAAACAAATAAGGCGCATCTCAGCTTTAGAAAGGGCAGCAGTGCATGCCAAGAATTGTCAGAATAGCACTGGCAACAGGAACAGCCTTGACTGCCAGCAACCAGAAAGCTCATTAAAGACCTcttttaaaagagaaacaaaggTTTTAAAAACATTATCAGTTATTATGGGAGTTTTTGTATGTTGCTGGCTGCCCTTTTTTATATTGAACTGCATAGTGCCATTTTGTGATCCCAGTCTAACCACAAGTGGAACAGAACCTTTCTGCATTAGTTCTACCACCTTTGATGTGTTTGTTTGGTTTGGGTGGGCAAATTCATCTTTAAATCCCATCATATATGCCTTTAATGCTGATTTCCGTAAAGCATTTTCAAACCTTCTAGGCTGCTACAGGCTCTGCCCTACATCAAACAACGTCATAGAAACTGTCAGCATTAATAACAATGGAGCTGTTGTCTACTCATGCCAGCAAGAGCCCAAAGGTTCAATACCAAACGAGTGCAATTTAGTTTACCTGATCCCACATGCAATTATTTGCCCCGAAGATGAAGTGCTGAAAAAAGAAGATGAAAGTGGCTTGTCTAAAAGCCTGGAGAAAATGTCTCCTGCATTTTCAGGGATTTTGGATTATGATGCGGATGTCTCACTAGAAAAGATAAACCCTATTACACAAAATGGGCAACCAAAAACCTGA